Proteins found in one Primulina eburnea isolate SZY01 chromosome 16, ASM2296580v1, whole genome shotgun sequence genomic segment:
- the LOC140816564 gene encoding protein REVEILLE 6-like isoform X1, whose product MALPNLSSSSSPTDAVAASSTTLSQDDSNRKVRKQYTISKSRESWTEPEHDKFMEAIQLFDRDWKKIEAFIGSKSVIQIRSHAQKYFMKVQKSGIKEHLPPPRPKRKAAHPYPQKASKISVGGVLRPMSSPQASPLVPDTGSVSWPDSSASLRHSDTDASLPCLIDNSVKKGDISSGGQSLPGIYCCCGSDSSPRARPTVLPDFAQVYNFIGSIFDPNVTGHLQKLKKMDQIDVETVLLLMRNLSINLSSPDFEDHRRLLSTHEIDKRDSAYDAIKYIRTDQFDDST is encoded by the exons ATGGCTTTGCCGAATCTCAGCTCGTCATCATCTCCTACGGATGCGGTTGCGGCCTCCAGTACGACGTTGTCTCAGGACGACTCGAACAGGAAGGTCCGAAAACAGTACACGATTTCCAAGTCACGAGAGAGCTGGACCGAACCCGAGCACGACAAGTTTATGGAAGCCATTCAGCT CTTTGATCGTGATTGGAAGAAGATTGAAGCATTCATTGGATCAAAGAGTGTCATTCAG ATTCGCAGTCATGCACAGAAGTATTTTATGAAAGTTCAAAAGAGTGGGATCAAGGAACATCTACCTCCACCTCGGCCAAAAAGGAAAGCTGCTCATCCTTATCCACAGAAAGCTTCAAAAATTT CAGTGGGGGGTGTTTTGCGGCCTATGTCATCTCCCCAAGCATCCCCTCTTGTACCTGATACTGGATCTGTAAGTTGGCCAGATTCTTCAGCTTCGCTTAGGCATTCTGATACTGATGCCTCCCTACCTTGCTTGATTGACAATTCTGTAAAAAAAG GTGATATCAGCTCTGGTGGACAGTCACTGCCTGGTATTTACTGTTGCTGTGGAAGTGACAGCAGTCCAAGGGCTAGGCCAACAG TTCTTCCTGATTTTGCTCAAGTGTATAACTTCATAGGCAGTATCTTTGACCCAAATGTGACCGGACATTTACAGAAATTGAAGAAGATGGATCAAATTGACGTCGAAACT GTTTTATTGTTGATGAGAAATCTCTCCATCAATTTATCCAGtcctgattttgaggatcat AGACGATTACTTTCAACCCACGAGATTGACAAAAGGGACAGTGCCTACGATGCAATAAAATATATCCGTACTGATCAATTTGACGATTCGACATGA
- the LOC140816566 gene encoding uncharacterized protein PAM68-like has product MKTLTILQQITLSHTTKPFPWSQSNPNLHHNRQGLPYPQPRTWRVHGEAKGFTGQSDPYKRQPKNKEIPARKGETTRRSSRDSEEADDKIPEIVWERMISRILSYVGVPLLTGFASLQAFSIIKEQKLWDVPIWLPYLTTLITFGASALGIAFGSLSTSLDPDEEGSILGLEQFEKNWTEVWKEEDESGET; this is encoded by the coding sequence ATGAAAACTCTCACCATTCTCCAACAAATCACACTCTCACACACAACAAAACCATTTCCATGGTCGCAAAGCAACCCAAATCTCCATCATAACCGCCAAGGGTTGCCATACCCACAACCAAGAACATGGAGGGTGCACGGCGAAGCAAAGGGGTTCACCGGACAGTCAGACCCATACAAAAGACAGCCCAAGAATAAAGAAATCCCTGCAAGAAAAGGTGAAACAACTAGAAGAAGCAGCAGAGACTCCGAAGAAGCTGATGATAAAATACCTGAAATTGTGTGGGAGAGAATGATTTCAAGAATCTTGTCGTACGTAGGCGTGCCATTGTTAACGGGTTTCGCTTCGCTGCAAGCTTTTAGCATAATAAAAGAACAAAAATTGTGGGATGTACCGATTTGGCTGCCATATTTGACGACTTTGATCACCTTTGGAGCTTCAGCACTTGGGATAGCTTTTGGCAGTCTCTCAACGAGTCTGGATCCAGATGAAGAAGGCTCGATCTTGGGGCTGGAACAGTTTGAGAAAAATTGGACTGAAGTGTGGAAGGAAGAAGATGAGAGTGGCGAAACATGA
- the LOC140816564 gene encoding protein REVEILLE 6-like isoform X3: protein MALPNLSSSSSPTDAVAASSTTLSQDDSNRKVRKQYTISKSRESWTEPEHDKFMEAIQLFDRDWKKIEAFIGSKSVIQIRSHAQKYFMKVQKSGIKEHLPPPRPKRKAAHPYPQKASKICDISSGGQSLPGIYCCCGSDSSPRARPTVLPDFAQVYNFIGSIFDPNVTGHLQKLKKMDQIDVETVLLLMRNLSINLSSPDFEDHRRLLSTHEIDKRDSAYDAIKYIRTDQFDDST from the exons ATGGCTTTGCCGAATCTCAGCTCGTCATCATCTCCTACGGATGCGGTTGCGGCCTCCAGTACGACGTTGTCTCAGGACGACTCGAACAGGAAGGTCCGAAAACAGTACACGATTTCCAAGTCACGAGAGAGCTGGACCGAACCCGAGCACGACAAGTTTATGGAAGCCATTCAGCT CTTTGATCGTGATTGGAAGAAGATTGAAGCATTCATTGGATCAAAGAGTGTCATTCAG ATTCGCAGTCATGCACAGAAGTATTTTATGAAAGTTCAAAAGAGTGGGATCAAGGAACATCTACCTCCACCTCGGCCAAAAAGGAAAGCTGCTCATCCTTATCCACAGAAAGCTTCAAAAATTT GTGATATCAGCTCTGGTGGACAGTCACTGCCTGGTATTTACTGTTGCTGTGGAAGTGACAGCAGTCCAAGGGCTAGGCCAACAG TTCTTCCTGATTTTGCTCAAGTGTATAACTTCATAGGCAGTATCTTTGACCCAAATGTGACCGGACATTTACAGAAATTGAAGAAGATGGATCAAATTGACGTCGAAACT GTTTTATTGTTGATGAGAAATCTCTCCATCAATTTATCCAGtcctgattttgaggatcat AGACGATTACTTTCAACCCACGAGATTGACAAAAGGGACAGTGCCTACGATGCAATAAAATATATCCGTACTGATCAATTTGACGATTCGACATGA
- the LOC140816564 gene encoding protein REVEILLE 6-like isoform X2: MALPNLSSSSSPTDAVAASSTTLSQDDSNRKVRKQYTISKSRESWTEPEHDKFMEAIQLFDRDWKKIEAFIGSKSVIQIRSHAQKYFMKVQKSGIKEHLPPPRPKRKAAHPYPQKASKILGGVLRPMSSPQASPLVPDTGSVSWPDSSASLRHSDTDASLPCLIDNSVKKGDISSGGQSLPGIYCCCGSDSSPRARPTVLPDFAQVYNFIGSIFDPNVTGHLQKLKKMDQIDVETVLLLMRNLSINLSSPDFEDHRRLLSTHEIDKRDSAYDAIKYIRTDQFDDST; the protein is encoded by the exons ATGGCTTTGCCGAATCTCAGCTCGTCATCATCTCCTACGGATGCGGTTGCGGCCTCCAGTACGACGTTGTCTCAGGACGACTCGAACAGGAAGGTCCGAAAACAGTACACGATTTCCAAGTCACGAGAGAGCTGGACCGAACCCGAGCACGACAAGTTTATGGAAGCCATTCAGCT CTTTGATCGTGATTGGAAGAAGATTGAAGCATTCATTGGATCAAAGAGTGTCATTCAG ATTCGCAGTCATGCACAGAAGTATTTTATGAAAGTTCAAAAGAGTGGGATCAAGGAACATCTACCTCCACCTCGGCCAAAAAGGAAAGCTGCTCATCCTTATCCACAGAAAGCTTCAAAAATTT TGGGGGGTGTTTTGCGGCCTATGTCATCTCCCCAAGCATCCCCTCTTGTACCTGATACTGGATCTGTAAGTTGGCCAGATTCTTCAGCTTCGCTTAGGCATTCTGATACTGATGCCTCCCTACCTTGCTTGATTGACAATTCTGTAAAAAAAG GTGATATCAGCTCTGGTGGACAGTCACTGCCTGGTATTTACTGTTGCTGTGGAAGTGACAGCAGTCCAAGGGCTAGGCCAACAG TTCTTCCTGATTTTGCTCAAGTGTATAACTTCATAGGCAGTATCTTTGACCCAAATGTGACCGGACATTTACAGAAATTGAAGAAGATGGATCAAATTGACGTCGAAACT GTTTTATTGTTGATGAGAAATCTCTCCATCAATTTATCCAGtcctgattttgaggatcat AGACGATTACTTTCAACCCACGAGATTGACAAAAGGGACAGTGCCTACGATGCAATAAAATATATCCGTACTGATCAATTTGACGATTCGACATGA